A single Syngnathus acus chromosome 8, fSynAcu1.2, whole genome shotgun sequence DNA region contains:
- the olfm2a gene encoding noelin-2a isoform X2 gives MRMHLLSAMFLLVMSAVTSCQALYPSPEEGWQIYSSAQGADGKCICTVVAPAQNMCNRDPRNRQLRQLMEKVQNISQTMEVLNLRTNRDLQYVKDTEGLMKTVDGRLKVASDNPRSLNPKSFQDLKDKMGDLLRRLPVLEQYKADTKMILHLREEVRNLSLVLMTIQEEMGAYDYEELRQRVLLLETRLHSCMQKLGCGKLTGVSNPITVRASGSRFGSWMTDTMIPSSDNRVWSMDGYFKGRRVLEYRTMSDFMKGQNFVQHLLPHPWAGTGHVVYNGSLYYNKYQSNIIIKYHFRSRSVLVQRSLSGAGYNNTFPYSWGGSSDIDLMADENGLWAVYTTIPKAGNIVISRLDPQSLEVQQTWDTGFPKRSAGESFMICSTLYVTNSHLAGAKIYFAYYTNTSSYEYTDIPFHNQYSHISMMDYNPRERVLYTWNNGHQVLYNVTLFQVIKTSGD, from the exons GCGCTGTACCCGAGTCCGGAGGAAGGCTGGCAGATCTACAGCTCGGCGCAAGGCGCAGATGGAAAATGTATCTGCACGGTGGTGGCGCCTGCTCAGAACATGTGTAACCGCGACCCACGCAACAGGCAGCTCCGCCAGCTCATGGAGAAG GTACAGAATATAAGTCAAACAATGGAGGTGCTGAATTTGCGAACCAACAGAGACCTCCAATATGTGAAGGACACCGAAGGTCTGATGAAAACGGTGGACGGCAGGCTGAAGGTGGCCTCGGACAACCCCCGCAGTCTCAATCCAAAAAGCTTTCAG GATTTGAAAGACAAGATGGGCGATCTCCTCCGTCGCCTCCCCGTGCTGGAGCAATACAAAGCGGACACCAAGATGATCCTGCACCTGCGCGAGGAGGTGAGGAATCTGTCCTTGGTGCTGATGACCATCCAGGAGGAGATGGGCGCGTACGACTACGAGGAACTGCGCCAGAGGGTCTTGCTGTTGGAAACCCGCCTCCACTCTTGCATGCAGAAACTGG GCTGCGGGAAGCTCACCGGCGTCAGTAATCCTATCACGGTCCGTGCGTCGGGGTCCAGGTTCGGCTCCTGGATGACAGATACGATGATCCCCAGCTCTGACAACCGA GTTTGGTCCATGGACGGTTACTTCAAGGGGCGTCGGGTTTTGGAGTACCGCACCATGAGTGACTTCATGAAGGGTCAGAACTTTGTGCAGCACTTGCTCCCCCACCCATGGGCAGGAACCGGCCATGTGGTCTACAACGGCTCGCTGTACTACAACAAATACCAGAGTAATATCATCATCAAGTATCACTTCCGTTCCCGGAGCGTCTTGGTGCAGCGCAGTCTGAGCGGCGCCGGCTACAACAACACCTTCCCTTACTCCTGGGGCGGCTCCTCCGACATCGACCTGATGGCCGACGAGAACGGTCTATGGGCGGTCTACACCACCATCCCCAAAGCCGGGAATATCGTCATCAGCCGCTTGGATCCGCAGAGTCTGGAGGTCCAGCAGACTTGGGACACCGGTTTCCCCAAGCGCAGCGCCGGAGAGTCCTTCATGATCTGCAGCACCCTCTACGTCACCAATTCTCACCTGGCCGGCGCCAAGATCTACTTTGCTTACTATACCAACACGTCCAGCTACGAGTACACGGACATCCCTTTCCACAATCAATACTCCCACATCTCCATGATGGACTACAACCCCAGGGAGAGGGTCCTCTACACCTGGAACAATGGCCATCAGGTGCTCTACAATGTCACACTGTTCCAGGTCATTAAGACTTCTGGAGACTGA
- the olfm2a gene encoding noelin-2a isoform X1 yields MSVPMLKIGAVLSTMAMVTNWMSQTLPSLVGLNGTTISRGGTSERIVSALYPSPEEGWQIYSSAQGADGKCICTVVAPAQNMCNRDPRNRQLRQLMEKVQNISQTMEVLNLRTNRDLQYVKDTEGLMKTVDGRLKVASDNPRSLNPKSFQDLKDKMGDLLRRLPVLEQYKADTKMILHLREEVRNLSLVLMTIQEEMGAYDYEELRQRVLLLETRLHSCMQKLGCGKLTGVSNPITVRASGSRFGSWMTDTMIPSSDNRVWSMDGYFKGRRVLEYRTMSDFMKGQNFVQHLLPHPWAGTGHVVYNGSLYYNKYQSNIIIKYHFRSRSVLVQRSLSGAGYNNTFPYSWGGSSDIDLMADENGLWAVYTTIPKAGNIVISRLDPQSLEVQQTWDTGFPKRSAGESFMICSTLYVTNSHLAGAKIYFAYYTNTSSYEYTDIPFHNQYSHISMMDYNPRERVLYTWNNGHQVLYNVTLFQVIKTSGD; encoded by the exons GCGCTGTACCCGAGTCCGGAGGAAGGCTGGCAGATCTACAGCTCGGCGCAAGGCGCAGATGGAAAATGTATCTGCACGGTGGTGGCGCCTGCTCAGAACATGTGTAACCGCGACCCACGCAACAGGCAGCTCCGCCAGCTCATGGAGAAG GTACAGAATATAAGTCAAACAATGGAGGTGCTGAATTTGCGAACCAACAGAGACCTCCAATATGTGAAGGACACCGAAGGTCTGATGAAAACGGTGGACGGCAGGCTGAAGGTGGCCTCGGACAACCCCCGCAGTCTCAATCCAAAAAGCTTTCAG GATTTGAAAGACAAGATGGGCGATCTCCTCCGTCGCCTCCCCGTGCTGGAGCAATACAAAGCGGACACCAAGATGATCCTGCACCTGCGCGAGGAGGTGAGGAATCTGTCCTTGGTGCTGATGACCATCCAGGAGGAGATGGGCGCGTACGACTACGAGGAACTGCGCCAGAGGGTCTTGCTGTTGGAAACCCGCCTCCACTCTTGCATGCAGAAACTGG GCTGCGGGAAGCTCACCGGCGTCAGTAATCCTATCACGGTCCGTGCGTCGGGGTCCAGGTTCGGCTCCTGGATGACAGATACGATGATCCCCAGCTCTGACAACCGA GTTTGGTCCATGGACGGTTACTTCAAGGGGCGTCGGGTTTTGGAGTACCGCACCATGAGTGACTTCATGAAGGGTCAGAACTTTGTGCAGCACTTGCTCCCCCACCCATGGGCAGGAACCGGCCATGTGGTCTACAACGGCTCGCTGTACTACAACAAATACCAGAGTAATATCATCATCAAGTATCACTTCCGTTCCCGGAGCGTCTTGGTGCAGCGCAGTCTGAGCGGCGCCGGCTACAACAACACCTTCCCTTACTCCTGGGGCGGCTCCTCCGACATCGACCTGATGGCCGACGAGAACGGTCTATGGGCGGTCTACACCACCATCCCCAAAGCCGGGAATATCGTCATCAGCCGCTTGGATCCGCAGAGTCTGGAGGTCCAGCAGACTTGGGACACCGGTTTCCCCAAGCGCAGCGCCGGAGAGTCCTTCATGATCTGCAGCACCCTCTACGTCACCAATTCTCACCTGGCCGGCGCCAAGATCTACTTTGCTTACTATACCAACACGTCCAGCTACGAGTACACGGACATCCCTTTCCACAATCAATACTCCCACATCTCCATGATGGACTACAACCCCAGGGAGAGGGTCCTCTACACCTGGAACAATGGCCATCAGGTGCTCTACAATGTCACACTGTTCCAGGTCATTAAGACTTCTGGAGACTGA